In Tenacibaculum pacificus, a single window of DNA contains:
- a CDS encoding HYC_CC_PP family protein, which translates to MKLLFIKISTILLALLVLFSTFSFSVEKHYCGDFLVDISYLGNADSCGSISNNDTCETIIKKKECCKDEVEQIKGQDEIFKDSLDKISFDKVKFVLAFYASYKLPFQALEKQDVSHTDYTPPDLIFDIQVLHEVFII; encoded by the coding sequence ATGAAACTTCTTTTTATTAAAATATCAACCATATTATTAGCTTTGCTAGTATTATTTTCTACCTTTTCTTTTAGTGTAGAAAAGCATTATTGTGGCGATTTTTTAGTTGATATTTCTTATTTAGGTAATGCAGATAGTTGCGGTAGTATATCAAATAATGATACTTGCGAAACTATAATTAAGAAAAAAGAATGTTGTAAAGATGAAGTAGAACAAATTAAAGGTCAAGATGAAATATTTAAAGATTCTTTAGATAAAATAAGTTTTGATAAAGTAAAGTTTGTTCTTGCTTTTTATGCGTCTTATAAATTACCTTTTCAAGCTCTTGAAAAACAAGATGTATCACATACTGATTACACTCCGCCTGATTTAATTTTTGATATTCAGGTACTTCATGAAGTTTTTATTATATGA
- a CDS encoding GAF domain-containing protein produces the protein MNLQDLKNNINNIAESNTTKEQKLQQICDYLAGKVSYYDWVGFYFKNGDKDELKLAQFNGEPTDHIIIPFGKGICGQVAVSNENFVVQDVTEQDNYISCGWKVKSEIVIPIFVDNQNIGQIDIDSHTANIFTSDDEALLEYTCKKVALFI, from the coding sequence ATGAACTTACAAGATTTAAAAAATAATATAAATAATATTGCAGAAAGTAATACTACAAAGGAACAAAAGTTACAACAAATTTGTGACTACTTAGCAGGTAAAGTGTCCTATTATGACTGGGTAGGATTTTATTTTAAAAACGGAGACAAAGACGAATTAAAATTAGCACAATTTAATGGCGAACCTACTGACCATATAATTATACCTTTTGGAAAAGGAATTTGTGGACAAGTAGCTGTTAGTAATGAGAATTTTGTTGTGCAAGATGTTACAGAACAAGATAATTATATTTCTTGTGGATGGAAAGTAAAATCAGAAATTGTAATTCCTATTTTTGTTGATAATCAAAATATTGGACAAATTGATATTGATTCTCACACCGCTAATATTTTTACATCAGATGATGAAGCTTTATTAGAATATACCTGTAAAAAAGTAGCTTTATTCATTTAA
- the purH gene encoding bifunctional phosphoribosylaminoimidazolecarboxamide formyltransferase/IMP cyclohydrolase has product MSNEKTIKSALISVFHKDGLEPIVKKLNDLGVTIYSTGGTESFIKDLGINVVPVEEVTSYPSILGGRVKTLHPKVFGGILNRQDHDGDVAEMKEYNIPQLDLVIVDLYPFEKTVASGAPEQDIIEKVDIGGISLIRAAAKNFKDTIIVSSMEQYGSFLNTITASNGTTTISDRKKLAAKAFNVSSHYDTAIFNYFNEDEVVYKASETTSKTLRYGENPHQKGYFFGDLDAMFDKLHGKELSYNNLLDVDAAVTLINEFKGEAPTFAILKHNNACGFAQRETIYQAYTDALAGDPTSAFGGVLISNTNVDKATAEEIHKLFCEVVIAPSFDEDALAILKGKKNRVLLIQKETALPAQTVRTALNGVLVQDKDTITDKLEDLSYPTDTRPTTAQLDDLLFASKLCKNTKSNTIILVKNKQLLAGGTGQTSRVDALTQAITKAKTFNFDLNGAVMASDAFFPFPDCVEIAKNAGIVSVIQPGGSIKDQLSIDYCNNNNVSMVFTGTRHFKH; this is encoded by the coding sequence ATGAGCAACGAAAAAACTATCAAATCTGCACTAATTTCAGTCTTTCATAAAGACGGATTAGAACCTATCGTAAAAAAATTGAACGACTTAGGAGTAACTATTTACTCTACAGGAGGAACAGAATCTTTTATAAAAGACTTAGGTATTAATGTAGTACCTGTTGAAGAAGTAACTTCTTATCCTTCTATTTTAGGTGGACGTGTCAAAACATTACATCCAAAAGTATTTGGAGGTATTTTAAATCGTCAAGATCATGATGGTGATGTTGCTGAAATGAAAGAATATAACATTCCTCAATTAGATTTAGTAATTGTTGATTTATATCCTTTTGAAAAAACAGTAGCTTCTGGAGCTCCTGAACAAGATATTATTGAAAAAGTTGATATCGGTGGAATTTCATTGATTCGTGCAGCTGCTAAAAACTTTAAAGACACTATTATTGTTTCTTCAATGGAACAATACGGAAGTTTTTTAAACACTATTACTGCAAGTAACGGAACAACTACAATTAGTGATAGAAAAAAATTAGCTGCTAAAGCTTTTAATGTTTCTTCTCATTACGATACTGCTATTTTTAACTACTTCAATGAAGATGAAGTTGTTTACAAAGCAAGTGAAACTACTTCTAAAACTTTAAGATATGGTGAAAATCCACATCAAAAAGGATATTTCTTTGGTGATTTAGACGCAATGTTCGATAAATTACACGGAAAAGAATTAAGCTACAATAACTTACTTGATGTTGATGCTGCTGTAACTTTAATTAACGAATTTAAAGGAGAAGCACCAACATTTGCTATTTTAAAGCATAATAATGCTTGTGGTTTTGCACAAAGAGAAACTATTTACCAAGCATATACTGATGCCTTAGCTGGTGACCCTACTTCTGCTTTTGGTGGAGTTTTAATTTCAAATACTAACGTAGATAAAGCTACTGCTGAAGAAATTCATAAATTATTTTGTGAAGTAGTAATCGCTCCTTCTTTTGATGAAGATGCTTTAGCTATTTTAAAAGGTAAGAAAAACAGAGTTTTATTAATTCAAAAAGAAACAGCTTTACCTGCACAAACAGTTAGAACTGCTTTAAATGGTGTTTTAGTACAAGATAAAGATACAATTACTGATAAATTAGAGGATTTATCGTATCCTACTGATACAAGACCTACTACTGCTCAATTAGACGATTTATTATTTGCATCTAAATTATGTAAAAACACTAAATCGAACACAATTATTTTAGTGAAAAACAAGCAATTGTTAGCTGGAGGAACAGGTCAAACTAGTAGAGTTGACGCATTAACACAAGCAATTACAAAAGCAAAGACTTTCAATTTTGATTTAAACGGAGCGGTAATGGCAAGTGATGCTTTTTTCCCTTTCCCTGATTGTGTAGAAATCGCAAAAAACGCAGGAATTGTAAGTGTAATTCAGCCAGGAGGATCAATTAAAGATCAATTAAGTATTGATTATTGTAATAACAATAATGTTTCTATGGTTTTTACAGGAACAAGACATTTTAAACATTAA
- a CDS encoding rod shape-determining protein, whose product MGFFDFMTEDIAVDLGTANTLIIHNGKVVIDNPSIVARNRLTGKIIATGHEASRMQGKTRENIKTIRPLKDGVIADFQASEEMIKEFVKQIPAIKRKLFPPSLRMVICIPSGITEVEKRAVIDSGRHMNAKEIYLIYEPMAAAIGVGIDIMEPKGNMIIDIGGGTTEIAVIALAGIVCDQSVKVAGDLFTSDIMYYMRTQHNLYVGETTAEKIKIQIGSATEDLESPPDDMMVQGRDLLSGKPKQVQVSYREIAKALDKSILRIEDAVMETLSKTPPELAADIYNSGIYLAGGGSMLRGLDKRLSRKTDLPVYVAEDPLRAVVRGTGIALKNLEKYKSVLIK is encoded by the coding sequence ATGGGATTCTTCGATTTTATGACGGAAGATATTGCAGTCGATTTAGGTACTGCAAACACACTTATAATCCACAATGGAAAGGTTGTCATTGACAATCCTTCCATTGTTGCACGTAACCGATTGACAGGTAAAATTATTGCTACCGGTCATGAAGCTAGCAGAATGCAGGGGAAGACTCGTGAAAATATAAAAACAATTCGTCCGTTAAAAGATGGGGTTATTGCAGATTTTCAGGCATCTGAAGAAATGATTAAAGAATTTGTTAAACAAATTCCGGCTATTAAACGAAAACTTTTCCCTCCTTCTTTAAGAATGGTTATTTGTATTCCTTCAGGAATTACGGAAGTTGAAAAACGTGCTGTAATTGATTCTGGTCGTCATATGAATGCCAAAGAAATTTACTTAATTTATGAACCAATGGCAGCTGCTATTGGGGTTGGTATTGATATTATGGAGCCTAAAGGAAACATGATTATTGATATCGGTGGTGGTACTACTGAAATTGCTGTAATTGCACTTGCTGGTATTGTATGCGATCAATCTGTAAAAGTTGCTGGTGATTTATTTACTAGTGATATTATGTATTATATGCGTACACAACACAATTTATATGTGGGGGAAACTACTGCTGAGAAAATAAAAATACAAATAGGTTCTGCTACTGAAGATTTAGAAAGTCCACCTGATGATATGATGGTGCAAGGACGAGATTTATTAAGTGGTAAACCAAAACAAGTACAAGTTTCATATAGAGAAATTGCAAAAGCTTTAGATAAATCAATATTACGTATTGAAGATGCTGTAATGGAAACTTTATCTAAAACACCGCCTGAATTAGCTGCCGATATTTATAATAGTGGTATTTATTTAGCTGGTGGTGGTTCTATGCTTAGAGGATTAGACAAGCGTTTATCTAGAAAAACAGATTTACCAGTTTATGTAGCAGAAGACCCTTTACGTGCAGTTGTACGTGGAACAGGTATTGCTTTAAAAAACCTTGAAAAATACAAATCTGTATTAATCAAATAA
- the mreC gene encoding rod shape-determining protein MreC, translating to MQQLLYFLQKYKNFLFFLFLEIIAVALMINNHSFHRSKFISSTNFITGSFYENSANFSEYLHLKTRNKELAEENMLLKNKIAKYYSAIDSVKTTTDTLNSNQEFLYTKGKIINNSYKNANNFITINKGGNHGITSEMAVINNKGIIGITDNASNRYARVQSILNSKSSINASFKNNNYYGTLKWNGDNYNIAQLTDIPRQAIFKIGDTIITGGKSTIFPKGIPIGTINEIPNKLSASYNIDIKLFNDMANLGHIYIITNLHKEEIKSVENTNE from the coding sequence ATGCAACAGCTTCTTTATTTCCTTCAGAAGTATAAAAATTTCTTATTTTTTCTATTTCTAGAAATTATTGCTGTTGCATTAATGATTAATAATCATTCTTTTCACAGGAGTAAATTTATTAGTTCTACGAACTTTATAACTGGTAGTTTTTATGAAAATTCAGCTAATTTTTCTGAATATCTTCATTTAAAAACTAGAAATAAAGAACTTGCAGAAGAAAACATGCTATTAAAAAATAAAATAGCAAAATACTACTCGGCTATTGATTCTGTAAAAACAACTACGGATACCTTAAATTCTAATCAAGAATTTTTATATACAAAAGGTAAAATAATCAATAACTCATACAAAAATGCCAACAATTTCATCACTATAAATAAAGGGGGTAATCATGGAATTACTTCAGAAATGGCGGTTATCAATAATAAAGGAATTATTGGTATTACAGATAATGCAAGCAACAGATACGCAAGAGTTCAATCTATTTTAAACTCTAAAAGTAGTATTAATGCAAGCTTTAAAAACAATAATTATTACGGTACATTAAAATGGAATGGTGACAATTATAATATAGCACAATTAACAGATATTCCTCGACAAGCTATTTTTAAAATTGGAGATACTATTATTACAGGTGGTAAATCTACTATTTTTCCAAAAGGAATTCCTATTGGTACTATTAATGAAATTCCTAATAAATTATCCGCTTCATATAATATTGATATAAAATTATTTAATGATATGGCTAATTTAGGACACATCTATATTATTACAAATCTTCATAAAGAAGAAATTAAAAGCGTAGAAAACACAAATGAATAA
- the mreD gene encoding rod shape-determining protein MreD, whose amino-acid sequence MNKTIYIIFLFVFLLLLQVLVLNNILFLGYINPYLYIAFVFLYPLNKNRLPFFISSFLLGLCVDAFCNSGGIHAFSILFIAYIRLSFVKAIFKKNEGDYLLFDLKLETFGQVFNYTVILTLIHHFILFSLINFSFYNIPKVLMNTLYSSIFTLTLYFLGSFIFRKKLK is encoded by the coding sequence ATGAATAAAACAATTTACATCATATTCTTATTTGTTTTTTTATTACTGTTACAAGTTCTTGTGCTAAATAATATTTTATTTTTAGGATATATCAATCCTTATTTATACATAGCTTTTGTTTTTTTATATCCATTAAATAAAAATAGATTACCTTTTTTCATTAGTTCTTTTTTATTAGGTTTATGTGTAGATGCTTTTTGTAATTCTGGTGGAATTCACGCTTTTTCAATACTATTTATAGCATATATAAGACTTTCTTTTGTAAAGGCTATTTTCAAAAAAAATGAAGGAGATTACTTATTATTCGACTTAAAATTAGAAACATTTGGGCAAGTTTTTAATTACACTGTAATTTTAACACTAATTCATCATTTTATTTTATTTAGTTTAATTAATTTTAGCTTTTATAATATTCCTAAAGTACTTATGAATACTCTTTATTCAAGTATCTTTACATTAACATTATATTTTTTAGGAAGTTTTATCTTCAGAAAAAAACTAAAATAA
- the mrdA gene encoding penicillin-binding protein 2 encodes MKRSLLLLFLITLVGFIYIGRLFQLQIIRGANPNPIQSSAIKIEYDYPERGYVYDRNDKLLVANQLSYDVMVIPKNVTTLDTLEFCKLLKIDKKSFKKRYKKAENFARWLPSVFLKQLAKEDFAYLQEKLPKYKGFYIQKRIIRNYPVKSGANVLGFIAEVNEQKARTNNYYEQGELIGKLGVEKQYEKILRGVKGRKFFKRNNLNKITGSYKNGLYDTLAVTGKDLTLTIDSELQAYGELLMSGKRGGIVAIEPKTGEILALVTAPSYDPNLLVGRKRSPNSVKLFNDSINMPIFDRGLQAMYPPGSPFKILNGLIGLQEEVIDKDFGVFCHHGYRYGRGKKQIMACHCGITGRPIRLKTAIAKSCNSYFATTYKKIIDKSGNPKVGMQNWNKHVESFGLGNYLGYDLPVGRKGNVPDSAFYNKWYKSRWRSSYTISNAIGQGEILTTPMQLANMTVAIANKGYFHTPHIVKKINNKAIIDTIYTTKRHTTIHPKHFPIAIEAMHEVFTKGTARGSQVKGIEICGKTGTSENKIKMVDGKKVQAKDHSIFVAFAPKDDPKIAIAIFVENGGYGSTIAAPITSLLIEKYLNGKTSRKYVEDRMINMSLQKEYEKLIKKKDTLAPGTK; translated from the coding sequence ATGAAACGAAGCTTATTACTCCTCTTTTTAATTACACTTGTTGGTTTCATTTATATCGGTAGATTATTTCAACTACAAATTATTCGCGGAGCAAACCCAAATCCGATACAAAGTTCAGCTATTAAAATTGAATATGATTATCCTGAACGTGGCTATGTATATGATCGTAATGATAAATTATTAGTTGCTAATCAGCTTTCATATGATGTAATGGTTATCCCTAAAAATGTTACAACTTTAGATACTTTAGAATTTTGTAAGCTGCTAAAAATCGATAAAAAAAGTTTTAAAAAACGCTACAAAAAAGCAGAAAATTTTGCACGTTGGTTGCCTTCTGTATTTTTAAAACAATTAGCCAAAGAAGATTTTGCTTATCTACAAGAAAAACTACCCAAATATAAAGGGTTTTATATTCAAAAACGTATTATCCGAAATTATCCTGTTAAATCTGGGGCAAATGTTTTAGGTTTTATTGCCGAAGTAAATGAGCAAAAAGCAAGAACAAATAATTATTACGAACAAGGAGAATTAATCGGGAAATTAGGCGTTGAAAAACAATATGAAAAAATACTTAGAGGAGTTAAAGGTCGAAAATTCTTCAAAAGAAATAATTTAAATAAAATTACAGGCTCTTATAAAAACGGATTATACGACACACTTGCCGTTACAGGAAAAGATTTAACATTAACTATTGACAGTGAACTTCAAGCATACGGAGAGCTTTTAATGTCAGGAAAAAGAGGCGGTATTGTAGCTATCGAACCAAAAACTGGAGAAATTTTAGCCCTTGTAACCGCTCCTTCTTATGATCCTAATTTATTGGTTGGTAGAAAACGTTCTCCTAATTCAGTAAAATTATTTAATGATTCTATCAATATGCCTATTTTTGATAGAGGTTTACAAGCAATGTACCCTCCAGGTTCTCCTTTTAAAATACTTAACGGTTTAATCGGCTTACAGGAAGAAGTTATTGATAAAGATTTTGGCGTTTTTTGCCACCACGGATATAGATACGGTAGAGGTAAAAAACAAATAATGGCGTGTCATTGTGGAATTACAGGAAGACCGATTCGTTTAAAAACAGCCATTGCAAAGTCGTGTAACAGTTATTTTGCGACCACTTATAAAAAAATTATTGATAAATCAGGTAATCCAAAAGTTGGAATGCAAAATTGGAACAAACATGTTGAAAGTTTTGGTCTCGGAAACTACTTAGGCTATGATTTACCCGTTGGAAGAAAAGGAAATGTTCCTGATTCGGCATTTTATAATAAATGGTACAAAAGTAGATGGAGATCTTCTTATACAATTTCAAATGCCATCGGTCAAGGTGAAATATTAACCACGCCAATGCAATTAGCAAATATGACTGTCGCAATTGCTAATAAAGGTTATTTTCATACACCACATATTGTTAAAAAAATTAATAATAAAGCAATAATAGATACTATTTACACCACCAAAAGGCATACAACTATTCATCCGAAGCATTTTCCGATAGCTATTGAAGCAATGCACGAAGTTTTTACAAAAGGAACCGCAAGAGGAAGCCAAGTAAAAGGAATTGAAATCTGTGGAAAAACAGGAACTTCAGAGAATAAAATTAAAATGGTCGACGGTAAAAAAGTACAAGCAAAAGACCATTCTATATTTGTTGCATTTGCTCCAAAAGATGACCCGAAAATAGCAATTGCTATTTTTGTTGAAAATGGAGGATATGGTTCTACAATTGCCGCTCCGATAACCAGTTTATTGATTGAAAAATATCTGAACGGAAAAACATCAAGAAAATACGTTGAAGATCGTATGATTAATATGAGCCTTCAAAAAGAATATGAAAAATTAATTAAAAAGAAAGATACCCTTGCGCCAGGAACGAAATAA
- the rodA gene encoding rod shape-determining protein RodA, with protein MRQERNNIFEGIDWLLIVLYILLVGFGWMNIYASSSTEHTREFFDFSTKYGKQFIFISLSVPLIIGILFFNSKFYERFSGVLYVLSLILLAGIFVFGKKINGATSWYNFGGIGLQPSEFSKAFTALALAKLISDRKYNLNLIKNQLKAFVIIFLPAFLIALQPDMGSVLIYFAFFFVLHREGLSLNYLLLGALSVILFILTIYFGANWVLLSCLIIISSGIAYGLYKDKRFFRFNAIKIISLYLFTTGFIFGIGYAYENVLEPHQKDRFDILLGKTTDLKNKGYNTYQSELTISSGGFLGKGFLQGDRTQGKFVPEQETDYIYSTVGEEWGFLGSSLVIILFMLLLYRIIYLAEIQTNKFGRIYGYGIASIIFFHIIVNIGMVIGLLPTIGIPLPFFSYGGSSLWGFTVLLFIFIRLDAHKKYDF; from the coding sequence TTGCGCCAGGAACGAAATAACATTTTTGAAGGCATCGATTGGTTGCTTATCGTACTATACATTTTACTTGTTGGTTTCGGATGGATGAATATTTATGCCTCTTCATCAACAGAACATACTAGAGAATTTTTTGATTTTTCAACCAAATATGGAAAACAATTTATTTTTATATCCTTAAGTGTTCCTTTAATAATTGGAATCCTGTTTTTTAATTCGAAATTTTATGAACGCTTTTCCGGTGTATTATACGTTTTATCTTTAATATTATTAGCAGGGATTTTTGTCTTCGGAAAAAAAATTAATGGAGCAACATCTTGGTATAATTTTGGAGGAATTGGACTGCAACCTTCAGAGTTTTCAAAAGCATTTACAGCATTAGCACTTGCTAAATTAATTAGTGATAGAAAATATAACCTGAATTTAATTAAAAATCAACTAAAAGCATTTGTAATTATATTCTTACCTGCTTTTCTTATTGCTTTACAACCTGATATGGGCTCGGTTTTAATCTATTTTGCGTTCTTTTTCGTTTTACATAGAGAAGGATTGAGTTTAAATTATCTTCTATTGGGTGCTTTATCTGTTATATTATTCATTTTAACCATTTATTTTGGAGCAAATTGGGTTCTTTTAAGCTGTTTAATAATTATTAGCTCAGGTATTGCTTATGGGCTTTATAAAGACAAACGTTTCTTTCGTTTTAATGCCATTAAAATAATATCATTATATTTATTTACTACTGGATTTATTTTTGGTATTGGATACGCCTATGAAAATGTATTAGAACCGCATCAGAAAGATAGATTTGATATTCTTTTAGGAAAAACAACAGATCTTAAAAATAAAGGATATAATACCTATCAATCAGAATTAACAATTAGTTCGGGAGGTTTTTTAGGAAAAGGTTTTTTACAAGGTGATAGAACTCAAGGTAAGTTTGTACCAGAACAAGAAACTGATTATATTTATAGTACCGTTGGTGAAGAATGGGGATTTTTAGGAAGCTCTTTAGTTATCATTTTATTTATGCTATTACTTTATCGAATTATTTATTTAGCCGAAATTCAAACAAATAAATTTGGAAGAATATATGGCTATGGTATCGCTTCTATTATCTTTTTTCACATTATAGTGAACATAGGTATGGTTATCGGCTTACTACCTACTATTGGTATCCCTCTGCCCTTTTTCAGCTACGGAGGATCTTCTTTATGGGGGTTTACAGTACTCTTATTTATTTTTATTCGTTTAGATGCTCATAAAAAATACGACTTTTAA
- the rpsT gene encoding 30S ribosomal protein S20, producing MANHKSAIKRIRSNDAKRLRNKYQHKTTRNAVRRLKASEDKAEATAMFSTVVSMLDKLAKNNIIHKNKAANLKSKLAKHVASL from the coding sequence ATGGCAAATCACAAGTCAGCGATTAAAAGAATCAGAAGTAACGACGCTAAGCGTTTAAGAAATAAATATCAGCATAAAACAACACGTAATGCTGTTAGAAGATTAAAAGCATCTGAAGATAAAGCAGAAGCAACTGCAATGTTTTCTACTGTAGTATCTATGTTAGATAAATTAGCAAAGAACAATATTATTCACAAGAATAAAGCAGCAAATTTAAAATCAAAATTAGCTAAACACGTAGCTTCTTTATAA